GGTCTGCTGTCCGAGCCGGGCGCGGCCGACATCGGCTGGGCCCACGTCCCGCTGGGCGAACTGCACGACCGGCTGGCCCGCAAGGCGCTCGACTCCGCGGGTGTCCGTACCGAGGTCCGTTCACGCGTCACCTCCATCTCCTCCAACGGAAACGGGACCTGGAGCGTTCAGGTTCCCGGCGAGACGCTGCACGCCGACGCCGTCGTGCTCGCCGTACCCCAGCGCGAGACGCACGACCTGCTGCCGCACGGCGCGCTGGACGCCCCCGGGCGGCTGCTGGACATCGGCACCGCGCCGATCCTCAACGTGCACGTCGTCTACGACCGCAAGGTGCTCGCCCGGCCCTTCTTCGCCGCCCTCGGCACCCCCGTGCAGTGGGTCTTCGACCGGACCGACGCCTCCGGGCTCGGCGCGGGGCAGTACCTGGCGATGTCCCAGTCCGCCGCGCAGGACGACATCGACGCACCCGTCGCCGACCTCCGCGCGCGCTACCTGCCCGAGTTGGAACGGCTGATCCCGGGCACCCGCGGCGCGGTGGTGCGGGACTTCTTCGTGACCCGGGAGCGCACGGCCACGTTCGCCCCCACCCCCGGCGTCGGGCGGCTGCGGCCCGGCGCCCGTACCAAGTCCCCCGGCCTGTACCTGGCCGGAGCGTGGACCGCCACCGGGTGGCCCGCGACCATGGAAAGTGCGGTCCGCAGTGGAGTGAGCGCGGCCGACGCCGCGCTGAGCGCCCTGGGCCGGCCCCGCCCGAGCCGTCTCTTCGCGTTCGAGGAGGCGGCCTGATGCCCCGGCAGAGCACGGCAGGCCCCCGCACCCCCGGTACCGCAACAAGAGGAGAGACTGTGCCCACTGTGCCCCCGGCCTCGACACCCGCTCGGAGGACCGCGGTGGACGTGACCGCGCTTCTGGAGCGCGGACGGA
Above is a genomic segment from Streptomyces collinus Tu 365 containing:
- the hpnE gene encoding hydroxysqualene dehydroxylase HpnE, producing the protein MSEGSRHTEAQAGTPAPGGRRAVVVGGGLAGITAALALADAGIGVTLLEGRPRLGGLAFSFRRGELTVDNGQHVYLRCCTAYRWFLDRIEGAALAPLQNRLDVPVVDVAKPEGRRLGRLRRDPLPVPLHLGRSLAAYPHLSLAERAAVGRAALALKALDPTDPALDDQDFGGWLTAHGQSARAVEALWDLVGVATLNAVAGDASLGLAAMVFKTGLLSEPGAADIGWAHVPLGELHDRLARKALDSAGVRTEVRSRVTSISSNGNGTWSVQVPGETLHADAVVLAVPQRETHDLLPHGALDAPGRLLDIGTAPILNVHVVYDRKVLARPFFAALGTPVQWVFDRTDASGLGAGQYLAMSQSAAQDDIDAPVADLRARYLPELERLIPGTRGAVVRDFFVTRERTATFAPTPGVGRLRPGARTKSPGLYLAGAWTATGWPATMESAVRSGVSAADAALSALGRPRPSRLFAFEEAA